From a region of the Corvus cornix cornix isolate S_Up_H32 chromosome 2, ASM73873v5, whole genome shotgun sequence genome:
- the RHPN1 gene encoding rhophilin-1 isoform X1 has translation MMPPEEESPDGDRDSGLVLLHSPKSGSTRKQGCDPFAQTQRSKLQHRRARINQQINKEMRMRAGAENLFRATSNHKVKETVALELSYVNSNLQLLKEELEELNSSMDVYQNDSESISVPMIPLGLKETKELDLLVPLKDFISEHYGEEGVLFEKEIKEFMELRQAMRTPSRNEAGLELLMEYYNQLYFLDSRFFPPTKTLGIFFHWYDSLTGVPSHQRALAFEKGSVLFNLGALHTQIGARQDRASLPGLNQAIDAFQKAAGAFNYLKENFSNAPSLDMSAASLTMLVRLMVAQVQECVFEKMTLLRAQNDFLSRLQLAQEAARVEDVYSVVHQTMSQPHVKDYVPFSWTTMVHVKSEHFKALSHYFAAIALCDCPAPSDAELPEQEKAFLQFHVTMPEGPSLSVLLQDPEERRKLGKAHLKKAIMKHEEAMRIHGLCKILRKMDILQEVLSFAHKRSLSKYSEIDHEEDFFETGEAPDIHPKTHQKPEIKSPNFSQVKVTDLFHRLGPLSVFSAKNKWYPARRVHLMRGENGFGFTLRGDSPVLIAGVIPGGCAAEAGLKEGDYIISVNGKDCKWSKHAEVVQLLKSTGKEGVDIGVITLQGSECPKAQVDRKAAVMSSGSGMLKSDKENSRKSLMNSKSASTLLVWSKKSKRSKKSTYSGVPFTAVGDNEAMY, from the exons cagggctgtgaccCCTTTGCCCAGACCCAGCGCAGCAAACTCCAGCACCGCCGGGCCCGGATCAACCAACAGATCAACAAGGAAATGCGGATGAGAGCGGGAGCAGAAAACCTCTTCCG GGCCACCAGCAACCATAAGGTGAAGGAAACGGTGGCTCTGGAGCTGAGCTACGTCAACTCCAACCTTCAGCTCctgaaggaagagctggaagagcTCAACAGCAGCATGGACGTGTATCAGAACGACAG TGAATCCATCAGCGTTCCCATGATCCCTCTGGGACTCAAGGAGACCAAGGAGCTGGATTTGTTGGTACCACTCAAG GATTTCATCAGTGAACACTATGGAGAGGAGGGTGTCCTGTTTGAAAAGGAAATCAAGGAATTCATGGAGCTGCGACAG GCCATGCGCACCCCGAGCCGCAACGAGGCCGGATTGGAGCTCCTGATGGAATATTACAACCAGCTCTACTTCCTTGACAGCCGGTTCTTCCCTCCCACCAAAACCTTGGGCATCTTCTTCCACTG gtaCGACTCCCTGACGGGGGTCCCATCCCACCAGAGGGCATTGGCCTTCGAGAAGGGAAGTGTCCTCTTCAACCTCGGAGCGCTGCACACCCAGATCGGAGCGCGGCAGGACCGCGCCTCCCTGCCCGGCCTCAACCAGGCCATCGATGCCTTCCAGAAGGCAGCTG gtGCCTTTAACTACTTGAAGGAAAACTTCTCCAACGCTCCCAGCCTTGACATGAGCGCCGCCTCCCTGACCATGCTGGTGAGGCTGATGGTGGCCCAGGTCCAGGAGTGTGTCTTTGAGAAGATGACCTTGCTGCGTGCCCAGAACGACTTCCTGTCCCGCCTACAGCTGGCTCAGGAGGCAGCAAGG GTGGAAGATGTTTATTCTGTGGTGCACCAGACCATGAGCCAGCCCCACGTCAAGGATTACGTTCCCTTCTCCTGGACCACCATGGTCCATGTCAAGTCGGAGCATTTTAAAGCCCTCTCCCATTATTTCGCTGCCATCGCTCTCTGCGACTGCCCTG ctccctcGGATGCTGAGCTGCCGGAGCAGGAGAAGGCTTTCCTGCAATTCCATGTCACCATGCCAGAGGGGCCGTCACTcagtgtcctgctgcaggatcCCGAGGAGAGGAGGAAGCTAG GCAAAGCTCACCTCAAAAAAGCCATCATGAAGCACGAGGAGGCCATGAGGATCCATGGATTGTGCAAGATCCTAAGGAAGATGGATATCCTGCAGGAGGTCCTGTCCTTTGCCCACAAACGCTCCCTGAGCAAATACTCCGAGATTGACCACGAGGAGGATTTCTTTGAGACGGGAGAAGCTCCGGACATCCATC CCAAAACTCACCAGAAACCCGAAATCAAATCCCCCAACTTCTCCCAGGTGAAGGTGACCGACCTCTTCCACAGGCTG GGCCCCCTCTCCGTGTTCTCAGCCAAGAACAAGTGGTACCCAGCCCGGAGAGTCCACCTGATGAGAGGAGAGAACGGCTTTGGATTCACCCTGCGAGGAGACTCCCCCGTCCTCATTGCCGGGGTCATCCCGGGGGGCTGCGCCGCT GAAGCCGGCCTGAAGGAGGGCGACTACATCATCTCCGTGAATGGCAAGGACTGCAAGTGGTCCAAGCACGCCGAGGTTGTCCAGCTGCTGAAGAGCACCGGGAAGGAGGGGGTGGACATCGGAGTCATCACCCTGCAGGGCTCGGAATGTCCCAAAGCC CAGGTGGacaggaaggcagcagtgaTGTCCTCGGGATCAGGGATGCTGAAGAGCGACAAGGAGAACAGCAGGAAGAGCCTGATGAACAGCAAGAGTGCCAGCACGCTCCTGGTGTGGAGCAAGAAGAGCAAGCGGAGCAAGAAGAGCACCTACAGCGGTGTCCCCTTCACCGCCGTGGGGGACAACGAGGCCATGTACTGA
- the RHPN1 gene encoding rhophilin-1 isoform X2 produces MMPPEEESPDGDRDSGLVLLHSPKSGSTRKQGCDPFAQTQRSKLQHRRARINQQINKEMRMRAGAENLFRATSNHKVKETVALELSYVNSNLQLLKEELEELNSSMDVYQNDSESISVPMIPLGLKETKELDLLVPLKDFISEHYGEEGVLFEKEIKEFMELRQAMRTPSRNEAGLELLMEYYNQLYFLDSRFFPPTKTLGIFFHWYDSLTGVPSHQRALAFEKGSVLFNLGALHTQIGARQDRASLPGLNQAIDAFQKAAGAFNYLKENFSNAPSLDMSAASLTMLVRLMVAQVQECVFEKMTLLRAQNDFLSRLQLAQEAARVEDVYSVVHQTMSQPHVKDYVPFSWTTMVHVKSEHFKALSHYFAAIALCDCPAPSDAELPEQEKAFLQFHVTMPEGPSLSVLLQDPEERRKLGKAHLKKAIMKHEEAMRIHGLCKILRKMDILQEVLSFAHKRSLSKYSEIDHEEDFFETGEAPDIHPKTHQKPEIKSPNFSQVKVTDLFHRLGPLSVFSAKNKWYPARRVHLMRGENGFGFTLRGDSPVLIAGVIPGGCAAEAGLKEGDYIISVNGKDCKWSKHAEVVQLLKSTGKEGVDIGVITLQGSECPKAVDRKAAVMSSGSGMLKSDKENSRKSLMNSKSASTLLVWSKKSKRSKKSTYSGVPFTAVGDNEAMY; encoded by the exons cagggctgtgaccCCTTTGCCCAGACCCAGCGCAGCAAACTCCAGCACCGCCGGGCCCGGATCAACCAACAGATCAACAAGGAAATGCGGATGAGAGCGGGAGCAGAAAACCTCTTCCG GGCCACCAGCAACCATAAGGTGAAGGAAACGGTGGCTCTGGAGCTGAGCTACGTCAACTCCAACCTTCAGCTCctgaaggaagagctggaagagcTCAACAGCAGCATGGACGTGTATCAGAACGACAG TGAATCCATCAGCGTTCCCATGATCCCTCTGGGACTCAAGGAGACCAAGGAGCTGGATTTGTTGGTACCACTCAAG GATTTCATCAGTGAACACTATGGAGAGGAGGGTGTCCTGTTTGAAAAGGAAATCAAGGAATTCATGGAGCTGCGACAG GCCATGCGCACCCCGAGCCGCAACGAGGCCGGATTGGAGCTCCTGATGGAATATTACAACCAGCTCTACTTCCTTGACAGCCGGTTCTTCCCTCCCACCAAAACCTTGGGCATCTTCTTCCACTG gtaCGACTCCCTGACGGGGGTCCCATCCCACCAGAGGGCATTGGCCTTCGAGAAGGGAAGTGTCCTCTTCAACCTCGGAGCGCTGCACACCCAGATCGGAGCGCGGCAGGACCGCGCCTCCCTGCCCGGCCTCAACCAGGCCATCGATGCCTTCCAGAAGGCAGCTG gtGCCTTTAACTACTTGAAGGAAAACTTCTCCAACGCTCCCAGCCTTGACATGAGCGCCGCCTCCCTGACCATGCTGGTGAGGCTGATGGTGGCCCAGGTCCAGGAGTGTGTCTTTGAGAAGATGACCTTGCTGCGTGCCCAGAACGACTTCCTGTCCCGCCTACAGCTGGCTCAGGAGGCAGCAAGG GTGGAAGATGTTTATTCTGTGGTGCACCAGACCATGAGCCAGCCCCACGTCAAGGATTACGTTCCCTTCTCCTGGACCACCATGGTCCATGTCAAGTCGGAGCATTTTAAAGCCCTCTCCCATTATTTCGCTGCCATCGCTCTCTGCGACTGCCCTG ctccctcGGATGCTGAGCTGCCGGAGCAGGAGAAGGCTTTCCTGCAATTCCATGTCACCATGCCAGAGGGGCCGTCACTcagtgtcctgctgcaggatcCCGAGGAGAGGAGGAAGCTAG GCAAAGCTCACCTCAAAAAAGCCATCATGAAGCACGAGGAGGCCATGAGGATCCATGGATTGTGCAAGATCCTAAGGAAGATGGATATCCTGCAGGAGGTCCTGTCCTTTGCCCACAAACGCTCCCTGAGCAAATACTCCGAGATTGACCACGAGGAGGATTTCTTTGAGACGGGAGAAGCTCCGGACATCCATC CCAAAACTCACCAGAAACCCGAAATCAAATCCCCCAACTTCTCCCAGGTGAAGGTGACCGACCTCTTCCACAGGCTG GGCCCCCTCTCCGTGTTCTCAGCCAAGAACAAGTGGTACCCAGCCCGGAGAGTCCACCTGATGAGAGGAGAGAACGGCTTTGGATTCACCCTGCGAGGAGACTCCCCCGTCCTCATTGCCGGGGTCATCCCGGGGGGCTGCGCCGCT GAAGCCGGCCTGAAGGAGGGCGACTACATCATCTCCGTGAATGGCAAGGACTGCAAGTGGTCCAAGCACGCCGAGGTTGTCCAGCTGCTGAAGAGCACCGGGAAGGAGGGGGTGGACATCGGAGTCATCACCCTGCAGGGCTCGGAATGTCCCAAAGCC GTGGacaggaaggcagcagtgaTGTCCTCGGGATCAGGGATGCTGAAGAGCGACAAGGAGAACAGCAGGAAGAGCCTGATGAACAGCAAGAGTGCCAGCACGCTCCTGGTGTGGAGCAAGAAGAGCAAGCGGAGCAAGAAGAGCACCTACAGCGGTGTCCCCTTCACCGCCGTGGGGGACAACGAGGCCATGTACTGA